In the genome of Actinomycetota bacterium, one region contains:
- a CDS encoding NADH-quinone oxidoreductase subunit B has translation MAFIRSEQLFDYARSNSLWYLAFGSACCAIEGLMHASGPRFDFDRMGVFFRASPRQADVMIVAGTVNLKLAETVRTLYDQMPEPKWVIAMGACANTGGPFREYPNVVLGADKIVPVDVYVPGCPPRPESIQYAFLELQKKIRKRTEERLAARRGSGK, from the coding sequence ATAGCTTTTATAAGAAGCGAGCAGCTCTTTGATTATGCCCGGAGCAACTCGCTTTGGTATCTGGCGTTTGGCAGCGCGTGTTGCGCGATCGAGGGATTGATGCACGCCAGCGGCCCGCGTTTCGACTTCGATCGCATGGGAGTGTTCTTTCGCGCCTCGCCTCGGCAGGCGGATGTGATGATAGTGGCTGGAACGGTCAATCTCAAACTCGCCGAGACCGTGCGTACCCTATATGACCAGATGCCTGAACCGAAGTGGGTCATCGCGATGGGGGCGTGCGCGAATACGGGCGGCCCGTTCCGCGAGTATCCAAACGTGGTTCTCGGCGCCGACAAGATAGTTCCGGTCGATGTGTACGTTCCGGGATGCCCACCGCGTCCTGAATCGATACAGTATGCGTTTCTCGAGCTTCAGAAGAAGATACGAAAGCGGACGGAGGAGCGCCTTGCAGCCAGACGTGGCAGCGGTAAATAG
- a CDS encoding NADH-quinone oxidoreductase subunit A, translated as MGQDYLTLAMFVLVGLLFSAAAVAASNLLSPSAPSAAKSSTYECGSLPIGSPWVQFRVGYYVYALLFLVFDIETVFLYPWALAFNRMGVSILFAMAIFVFILLVGLVYAWKEGALEWR; from the coding sequence ATGGGGCAGGATTATTTAACGCTTGCGATGTTTGTGCTTGTTGGGCTGCTGTTCTCGGCTGCCGCTGTAGCGGCGTCAAATCTGCTTAGCCCGAGTGCGCCAAGTGCGGCGAAGAGTTCGACCTATGAGTGTGGCAGCTTACCCATAGGGTCACCATGGGTGCAGTTTCGTGTCGGATACTACGTGTATGCGCTGCTATTCCTGGTGTTCGATATCGAGACAGTGTTTTTGTATCCGTGGGCGCTTGCTTTCAACAGGATGGGGGTCTCAATCCTGTTCGCGATGGCGATATTCGTGTTCATACTGTTGGTCGGCCTCGTGTACGCGTGGAAAGAGGGGGCCTTGGAGTGGCGTTAG
- a CDS encoding cell wall-binding repeat-containing protein: MNMKKRIVRRWRIGWSSVLIVALLASFAAPTGTVAQAEHWPLGITGAVVDAVTGEPIEGSRVRAEYLIEGSWYFAGATWTGADGTYTLHLPGAGTYQVSAWFEDYFDSTPLEFDFDGVTPAIHNIALEPIPLGVTGTVTDAVTGEPLEGSSVKVERYDEGLGWWDLEDWMLTGADGAYALLVPGPGTYRVTAGDYGYFASTPVTFEFDGVTPAMYNFALEPWPLGVTGTVTDALTGEPLKPAPVDVKRLENGAWRLMDWMVTGADGTYALYLRGPGTYRVTAEFAGYFGATEVFEFDGTTKVVRNFALKHLTYTLTYTAGPGGTISGATTQTVTPGADGTAVTAVPNAGFRFVRWSDGRTTPSRTDTSVIANVSVTAQFARITYTLTYTASPGGTISGATTQTVAHGSSGTTVTAVPNAGFRFVRWSDGIATATRTDAGVTANASVRAEFEQIPPSIPVEGDTRFDTAVDASVEAFPDGLDPAGARTVVIATGRDFPDALGGTALAGALDGPVLLVEPTSIPAAVMAEIRRLGAARAIILGGTGVVSEGVESTLRTELGAGNVSRIGGKDRYVTANAVAAEVRKLLGANYAGRVFVATGGNFPDALAAAPLAAAKGWPIYLAHPRTGLSEGTKAAMTDVTDVTDVLILGGTGVVSPATESYLDGRFGANRVDRLHGRDRYKTAVAISSWAVANAGQKWNRVGITNSHDFPDALAGGVLQGKAGSVMLLTPFASLNPDTKAALAANRAAIDTVTFFGGTGVVSPAVRAEVLRAIE; the protein is encoded by the coding sequence GTGAACATGAAGAAGCGGATCGTGCGACGCTGGCGGATCGGTTGGAGCAGCGTGCTCATCGTGGCGCTGCTGGCTTCGTTCGCCGCTCCGACCGGCACGGTCGCGCAGGCCGAGCATTGGCCGCTCGGAATCACAGGTGCGGTCGTCGACGCTGTGACCGGCGAACCCATCGAGGGCTCACGGGTCAGGGCCGAATACCTCATAGAAGGGTCCTGGTACTTTGCGGGGGCGACGTGGACCGGCGCTGACGGCACCTACACACTGCATCTCCCCGGAGCTGGCACCTACCAGGTCTCTGCCTGGTTTGAAGACTATTTCGACTCCACCCCGTTGGAGTTCGACTTCGACGGCGTGACCCCTGCGATTCACAACATCGCGCTTGAGCCGATACCGCTCGGGGTAACAGGTACGGTCACCGACGCTGTGACCGGCGAGCCCCTCGAAGGGTCATCGGTCAAGGTCGAACGTTATGATGAGGGGCTCGGCTGGTGGGATTTGGAGGACTGGATGCTTACCGGTGCTGACGGCGCCTATGCGCTCCTTGTCCCCGGCCCCGGCACCTACCGGGTCACCGCAGGTGATTATGGCTATTTCGCCTCCACTCCAGTGACGTTCGAATTCGACGGCGTGACCCCTGCGATGTACAACTTCGCGCTCGAGCCCTGGCCGCTCGGAGTTACAGGCACGGTCACCGACGCTCTGACCGGCGAGCCCCTCAAGCCGGCACCGGTCGATGTCAAACGTCTCGAAAATGGGGCCTGGCGCTTGATGGACTGGATGGTTACCGGTGCTGACGGTACCTACGCGCTCTATCTCCGCGGCCCCGGCACCTACCGGGTCACCGCCGAGTTTGCCGGTTATTTCGGCGCCACGGAGGTGTTCGAGTTCGACGGCACAACTAAGGTGGTACGCAACTTCGCGCTCAAGCACCTCACCTACACCCTTACCTACACGGCGGGCCCCGGGGGCACGATATCGGGAGCCACCACGCAAACAGTCACGCCCGGTGCAGACGGCACCGCTGTAACGGCCGTCCCTAACGCAGGCTTTAGGTTTGTCCGGTGGTCGGACGGTCGTACCACGCCGAGCCGTACCGACACTAGCGTCATCGCGAACGTGAGCGTGACCGCTCAGTTTGCGCGCATCACCTACACCCTTACCTACACAGCTAGTCCCGGAGGCACGATCTCAGGAGCTACCACACAAACAGTCGCACACGGCTCGAGCGGCACTACTGTAACGGCCGTCCCTAACGCAGGCTTTAGGTTTGTCCGGTGGTCAGACGGCATCGCGACCGCTACTCGCACCGATGCGGGCGTCACCGCAAACGCGAGCGTGAGAGCGGAGTTCGAGCAGATACCGCCCTCCATCCCCGTGGAAGGCGACACGCGCTTTGACACGGCGGTGGACGCATCTGTTGAAGCCTTCCCCGACGGCCTTGACCCTGCGGGCGCCCGCACCGTCGTTATCGCCACCGGGCGTGACTTTCCCGACGCTCTCGGCGGCACAGCGCTCGCTGGCGCACTCGACGGGCCGGTGCTCCTTGTCGAGCCGACAAGCATCCCTGCCGCTGTGATGGCCGAGATCAGGCGCCTTGGTGCCGCGAGAGCTATCATCCTCGGTGGCACTGGCGTGGTTAGCGAAGGCGTGGAAAGCACGCTAAGGACTGAGCTTGGGGCAGGCAACGTCTCCCGTATCGGGGGCAAAGACCGCTATGTGACTGCAAATGCTGTTGCAGCTGAAGTAAGAAAGCTGCTTGGGGCGAACTACGCCGGTCGCGTATTCGTGGCGACCGGCGGCAACTTCCCCGACGCGCTCGCCGCAGCCCCGCTCGCCGCAGCCAAAGGGTGGCCGATCTACCTTGCGCATCCACGCACGGGACTTTCAGAGGGCACTAAAGCCGCGATGACCGACGTGACCGACGTGACCGACGTTTTGATCTTAGGCGGCACCGGTGTGGTGTCTCCTGCAACAGAAAGCTACCTGGATGGCCGCTTCGGTGCTAACCGAGTGGACCGGCTCCACGGGAGGGATCGCTACAAGACGGCTGTCGCCATCTCGAGCTGGGCTGTCGCAAACGCGGGCCAAAAGTGGAATCGCGTTGGCATCACCAATAGCCACGACTTCCCTGACGCGCTTGCCGGAGGCGTACTGCAGGGCAAGGCCGGTAGCGTCATGCTGCTCACGCCTTTTGCCTCACTAAACCCCGACACGAAAGCGGCGCTTGCGGCCAACAGAGCCGCGATCGACACGGTGACCTTCTTCGGAGGCAC